The Gemmatimonadales bacterium region CGCGTCGGTCGCCGTGGTTGTCGACAATTCGACCGGAGTCTCACCGATCGACCTCGATCTGTCGACTCCTCCCGACACTGGCACATTGACCGGCTCCGCGGTGCTCGGATCGGCGATGCTTCGTGTCGGCGGACTCGCGGAAGGACGCCACGCCGCCAATGTGCGTCAGGGAAGCGGCGGCCCGGTGCTCACCGCGTTGTTCACCGCAGCGCACCAGCTTGCCGGTGACATTCGGTCGTTTCTCGTGCAGTCGACTGATCCTGAAGCGCCGACACCATTCTGGACGATCGCGACCGGGACCGATGTTATCGACCCAGCGACGGGCCAGGTCAGGACGGTCGAAGCGATGTCGCTGCAACCGCGCGGCGGGGGTTCGGCGGACTATCTGGTGAAGCTTGCCGATCTGTCGCAGCCATGTACGCCGCCGCGGCTGACCGACCTCGAACCCGGCCATTCGGGTGATGGTCGGATTCCGTTGATTCTGATTCACGGCTGGAACTTCGACATGAAGGATTGCAGCGACTACGGCACCATGGATGCTGACGCGAACCACAGTCCGTTCGAGGCAATTCTCGTGAGCCTCGATGCGAATGTTGGTGGATCCAGCGTGCCGCTGCACCAGCGATACCACCCATACGTCTTCCATTATCCCACGTATCAATCGGTGATTAACGCGAGCGCGGCACTGAGATCAGCGATCGCGACACTTCCGGGAGGTCCGCCGGTGATTGTCGCCCATAGCATGGGCGGCCTTGTTGCGCGGGCGATGTTCGGCCTGAGTGGTGCACCGGAAGTCCGCGGTCTGGTCACCATCGGCACACCCCACGCCGGCGCACCGATGGCGAGCATGCTGGGACCGAATCCGACGGTGGGGTTGCTATCGAGGATCAGCTACGCTGCGCAGTGCGGTCTTTCCGGCGAACTGGTCGTCGCCCTTGGATCGATCCCGCTGATTTTCGCGCCGACTGCCGGTCTGGGCGATCTTGCGCCAGACAGCCCGCTCATCCAATCACTGGCGACCAACCGGCCTTCGGGCGATCGGGTCTATTCGATCGGCGGCAAGCTCGGCCTGTTGGGCGACAACAACTCCGACCCGAAGAAACTGATCGCACTCGATGGGACCAATTGCCTGAGCCGGCTGATCGATGGCGGGGAAGGGACCGACGGCGTCGTCCCCCCATCGAGCGCGCTGCCGGCGTGGACCGCCGGGCAGTGGCTCATCTCATCGGTCGATCATCTGCAGTTGCCGCAGTCGCCATCCGTCGTCGCTCTGGTCGACACGGCGCTGTCCCGGTGGAGCAACTGCGGCAGCCCGCCGGCGATCACGACGACCAACGCGTTTCCTGTCTCCGGAAGCGTGGGCCGAGAGCCCGATGGGACTGTCGACGTCACGATCAATGGAATCGTGATCAACGGCGCGGTGCAGACAAACCTGCCGGCGTCGGATTTCACCATCGTGGAGAACGGGTGCACCATTCCGCGCGGCGACGTTGTCGTGAGCAACGGCGAAGGGCATGTCGGTGTCGATCTGGTATTCGTCCAGGACCTTTCCGGTTCGATGGACAATGTCATTGCCGGCGTGCGCAACTCGGTCAACTCGTTTGCGTCGGGACTGACCGCGCAGGGTTTCGACATCCGTTTCGGGTCGGTTGGGTACTCCGGATTCGTGTCGCACATTCCGTCGTCACCGGCCGGATCGTTCGACGAATACCTCGGCCCCGTCCAGGACTTCACCACAGCCGCCGCGTTCCAGCAGCATGTCGCCTCGCAATGGTCCTCCGGTGGCGGGAACGACGATCCGGAGAACGGACTCGAGGCGATCGAGTACGCCATGAATCACCT contains the following coding sequences:
- a CDS encoding alpha/beta fold hydrolase, which produces MRRGMSVLLVVAAACSSGDGGPGGGSGGGIVRHTTVAGAQDTVHLNASVAVVVDNSTGVSPIDLDLSTPPDTGTLTGSAVLGSAMLRVGGLAEGRHAANVRQGSGGPVLTALFTAAHQLAGDIRSFLVQSTDPEAPTPFWTIATGTDVIDPATGQVRTVEAMSLQPRGGGSADYLVKLADLSQPCTPPRLTDLEPGHSGDGRIPLILIHGWNFDMKDCSDYGTMDADANHSPFEAILVSLDANVGGSSVPLHQRYHPYVFHYPTYQSVINASAALRSAIATLPGGPPVIVAHSMGGLVARAMFGLSGAPEVRGLVTIGTPHAGAPMASMLGPNPTVGLLSRISYAAQCGLSGELVVALGSIPLIFAPTAGLGDLAPDSPLIQSLATNRPSGDRVYSIGGKLGLLGDNNSDPKKLIALDGTNCLSRLIDGGEGTDGVVPPSSALPAWTAGQWLISSVDHLQLPQSPSVVALVDTALSRWSNCGSPPAITTTNAFPVSGSVGREPDGTVDVTINGIVINGAVQTNLPASDFTIVENGCTIPRGDVVVSNGEGHVGVDLVFVQDLSGSMDNVIAGVRNSVNSFASGLTAQGFDIRFGSVGYSGFVSHIPSSPAGSFDEYLGPVQDFTTAAAFQQHVASQWSSGGGNDDPENGLEAIEYAMNHLSWRTGAVRVLVDITNSSHHTAADSCDGDGPCTDETLASITRLLSGQAVLHAVAPEDFGSRTIDGGLDPWLIATATGGKDLVLGNGIFDLNAIGLSSAIAATTRLTFRSASANRAPDNLRVLVTINGQTSELAPGLVTYLIVPPSLRHRAQ